Proteins found in one Lysinibacillus fusiformis genomic segment:
- a CDS encoding DNA-directed RNA polymerase subunit beta has protein sequence MTNDSRRRSVPTQETDTQPQPEKKERRSTGEQREVRWVQIRLIPIWLRIVIVLILVVVAASLGAMFGFSVIGEGNAMDIFKRETWQHIFDIMNGKE, from the coding sequence ATGACAAACGATTCACGTCGACGTTCTGTGCCGACACAAGAAACCGATACGCAACCGCAACCAGAAAAGAAAGAACGCCGCTCGACTGGAGAGCAACGCGAGGTTCGATGGGTGCAAATCCGACTGATTCCGATTTGGTTACGCATTGTAATTGTTCTCATCTTAGTCGTTGTTGCCGCATCATTAGGCGCAATGTTTGGCTTTAGCGTTATTGGAGAAGGCAATGCTATGGATATTTTTAAAAGAGAAACATGGCAGCATATATTTGATATTATGAATGGTAAAGAATAA
- the fabZ gene encoding 3-hydroxyacyl-ACP dehydratase FabZ, whose protein sequence is MLTAEQIQAILPHRYPFLFVDRIVELEEGKRAVGLKNVSINEDFFNGHFPGYPVMPGVLIVEALAQVGGVALLNAEEFKGRLAFLTGVDNCRFKRQVVPGDQLKLEVEFVKLRGVMGKGHGVATVDGELVCEADILFAIGPEQPKQA, encoded by the coding sequence ATGTTAACAGCAGAACAAATTCAAGCAATTTTACCACACCGCTATCCATTTTTATTCGTAGATCGCATCGTTGAATTAGAAGAAGGGAAACGTGCTGTAGGTTTAAAAAACGTTTCAATCAACGAAGATTTTTTTAATGGGCACTTCCCAGGTTACCCTGTTATGCCAGGTGTGTTAATTGTGGAAGCTTTAGCTCAAGTAGGTGGAGTGGCTTTATTAAATGCAGAAGAATTTAAGGGCCGTTTAGCATTTTTAACGGGTGTTGACAATTGTCGTTTCAAACGTCAAGTAGTACCTGGCGACCAACTTAAATTGGAAGTAGAGTTTGTAAAACTTCGTGGCGTAATGGGTAAAGGTCATGGTGTAGCAACAGTAGATGGAGAACTTGTATGTGAAGCCGATATTCTATTTGCAATTGGGCCTGAACAGCCTAAACAAGCTTAA
- a CDS encoding nuclease-related domain-containing protein — MVIAMREKPLKLLWLEALMRRLLKDDVEFHYYQEQYRRLDAGFAGEQKVDRVWHELIYPNTFFVLHNVCLVNTAQHLHQIDTLFICPQFMLVIEIKNIHGRLEFDQHTHQCTRTKVDGTVEGFPNALTQTERHIRFLKDFFASCSLPVEGAVIIANPSTIIVNPTNNLPIFHVSGLHKYLQLLFKKHPKKIMTDNHLSQFVQGLLAKRTIPQIHTTIAPSRFRHGVLCPKCSYQNNMYFHRGIWKCSFCHYRSIEIFAEAMLDYRLLVSHCITNQQLRAFFKINSNDAATRLLRKFQFPYTGTYKDRVYHLPENLLEHMKKYY; from the coding sequence TTGGTTATTGCTATGAGGGAGAAGCCTTTAAAATTATTATGGCTTGAGGCTTTGATGAGGCGTCTTTTAAAGGATGATGTAGAATTTCATTATTATCAAGAGCAGTATCGTCGACTAGATGCAGGGTTTGCGGGCGAGCAAAAGGTTGATCGCGTATGGCATGAATTAATATACCCAAATACCTTTTTTGTCTTACATAATGTATGCCTTGTGAACACTGCTCAACATCTGCATCAGATTGATACGCTTTTTATTTGTCCTCAATTTATGTTGGTGATAGAAATCAAAAATATACATGGTCGACTTGAATTTGATCAACACACACATCAATGCACACGCACAAAGGTTGATGGTACTGTTGAAGGATTCCCAAATGCTCTTACTCAAACTGAACGTCATATACGATTTCTTAAAGATTTTTTTGCAAGTTGTTCGCTCCCTGTTGAAGGGGCTGTTATTATAGCGAATCCTTCAACAATCATTGTCAATCCAACTAATAATCTCCCCATTTTTCATGTGTCAGGTCTTCATAAGTATCTTCAGTTACTTTTTAAAAAGCATCCTAAAAAAATAATGACGGATAATCATTTAAGTCAATTCGTGCAAGGCTTACTTGCTAAGCGTACGATTCCTCAGATTCATACAACGATAGCCCCATCACGATTTCGACACGGTGTTCTTTGTCCAAAATGTTCCTATCAAAATAATATGTATTTCCATCGAGGCATTTGGAAATGTTCGTTTTGTCATTATAGGAGTATAGAAATTTTTGCAGAGGCCATGCTTGATTATCGGTTATTAGTTAGTCATTGTATTACCAATCAGCAGTTACGAGCTTTTTTTAAAATTAATTCTAACGATGCAGCTACTCGATTGTTACGGAAATTTCAGTTTCCATATACCGGTACCTATAAGGATCGTGTTTACCATTTACCTGAAAATTTGCTGGAGCATATGAAGAAATATTATTGA
- a CDS encoding YwpF family protein produces MKTFKMLSFDLVTKDGVQPFPLIDGIIINQENSHQSWVLELFMEKQYRSTFDELLANATVFNVRAVISFPDNEPAPFQVIVHTVEEIGDHVSVLLKGTLKIKRSKYAEQLLSELLAEGVSLEDLLDRFTQDMKKRPKLKND; encoded by the coding sequence TTGAAAACATTTAAAATGCTTTCCTTTGACCTTGTCACAAAAGATGGCGTGCAACCATTCCCTTTAATCGATGGCATCATTATTAATCAGGAAAATAGTCATCAATCTTGGGTACTTGAATTGTTTATGGAAAAACAATATCGCTCAACCTTTGATGAGCTCTTAGCGAATGCTACAGTATTCAATGTACGTGCAGTTATTTCGTTTCCAGATAATGAACCCGCTCCTTTCCAGGTGATCGTACATACTGTTGAAGAAATCGGTGATCATGTTTCAGTACTATTAAAAGGTACGCTTAAAATTAAACGCTCTAAATATGCTGAGCAATTACTGTCAGAGTTACTTGCTGAGGGCGTTTCCCTAGAGGATTTACTGGATCGCTTTACGCAAGATATGAAAAAGCGACCAAAATTAAAAAATGACTAG